From the genome of Acidihalobacter aeolianus:
GATGCCGGTGTCGAGGTCCGCGGTTTCGATGGTCAGGGGCGGCATGAACTTGGCCACCTCGTCATCCGGCCCTGCGGTTTCGTGGATCAGGCCGCGCTTGAAGGCGGCCTGCGAGAGCTGCTTGGCCAGCCCTTCCCGGGTGCATACCAGACCCAGCATCAACCCGCGACCGCGAACGCCGGAAAAGTCCTTGGGATAGGCTTCTGCCAAACCTTCCAGAGCCTCGCGCAAGGTCTCGCTACGCGCCGCGATCTGCGCCTCGAAATCATCGTTCTTCCAGAATTCCAAGGCGGCGGTTGCGGTGACGAAGGCCGGGTTGTTGCCGCGGAAGGTCCCGTTGTGCTCGCCGGCATCCCATTGATCGTATTCGGGTCGGATCAGGGTCACCGCCATGGGCAGGCCGTATCCGCTGAGCGATTTTGAGAGGCAGACGATGTCAGGCACGATGCCGGCTTCCTCGAAGCTGAAGAAGCTGCCTGCGCGACCGCAGCCGGCCTGGATGTCGTCGACGATCAGCAGCATGTCGTACCGCTTGCACACTTCGGTGAGCCTGCGCAGCCAGTCCATGTCGGCTACGTTGATCCCGCCCTCGGCCTGGATGGTCTCGACAATCACCGCAGCCGGCAGATCCACGCCACTGCCGTTGTCGCTGAGGAACCGATCCATGTATTCGATGGTATCGGTATCCTCGCCGAAGTAACCATAGAAAGGCATGGTGTCGCTGAGCGTCAGCGCGACACCCGCACCGCCCCGCTTGAACGCGTTGCCGGTTACCGACAGGGCACCCAGGGTCATGCCGTGAAAGGCATTGGTGAAGGAAATCACCTTCTCGCGGCCGGTGACCTTGCGTGCCAGCTTGAGCGCGGCCTCGACCGCGTTGGTGCCGGTAGGCC
Proteins encoded in this window:
- the ectB gene encoding diaminobutyrate--2-oxoglutarate transaminase; the protein is MMEIFETLESEVRGYIRSFPVVFDHAEGACLYDEAGRRYIDFFSGAGALNYGHNHPLMKARLIDYIERNGITHGLDLATRAKAEFLETFRDVILKPRGLDYRVQFPGPTGTNAVEAALKLARKVTGREKVISFTNAFHGMTLGALSVTGNAFKRGGAGVALTLSDTMPFYGYFGEDTDTIEYMDRFLSDNGSGVDLPAAVIVETIQAEGGINVADMDWLRRLTEVCKRYDMLLIVDDIQAGCGRAGSFFSFEEAGIVPDIVCLSKSLSGYGLPMAVTLIRPEYDQWDAGEHNGTFRGNNPAFVTATAALEFWKNDDFEAQIAARSETLREALEGLAEAYPKDFSGVRGRGLMLGLVCTREGLAKQLSQAAFKRGLIHETAGPDDEVAKFMPPLTIETADLDTGIEILQAAARDVLGAPQMRLDEAV